AAGATCTCGATGCCCGCTGCGGGAGCGCAGGGCCAGATCACCGCCGACGAGGCCGAGGACGCGTTCCGGGAAGCCCTGGGGTACCCGGCGGATTCCGTGCAGCTGGTCGGCAGCGGCGACAGCCAGACGATCCAGATCCGCACCGACAAGCTCAGCGTCGAGGAACTCACCACGGTCAAGCAGGGCTTGGCCGAGGACCTGCAGCCGCTGGGAGTCAACGGTCAGCCGACCGTGGAAGCGATCAGTGACAGCGCCGTCAGCGGGACCTGGGGCAGCGAGATCACCAAGCAGGCCCTGATCGCGCTCGGCGTGTTCCTCGCGCTGGTCACGGTGTTCCTCGCGTTCTATTTCGAACGCTGGATGGCCGTGGCCGCTCTGATCGCCCTGCTGCACGACGTGCTGGTGACGGCGGGGCTGTACTCGCTGATCGGTTTCGAGGTCAGCCCGAGTACGGTGATCGGTCTGCTGACCATCCTCGGTTTCTCGCTGTACGACACGGTGGTCGTGTTCGACAAGGTCAAGGAGAACACTCGCGGTCTTCTCGGGCTGACGCGCCGGACCTATGCCGAGGCTGCCAACCTGGCGGTCAACCAGACGCTGATGCGCTCGATCAACACCTCGGTGATCGCGCTGCTGCCGGTGCTGGGCCTGCTGCTCATCGGGGCAGGCCTGCTGGGCGTCGGTGTGCTGCGGGATCTCGCCCTGGTGCAGC
This Haloactinomyces albus DNA region includes the following protein-coding sequences:
- the secF gene encoding protein translocase subunit SecF; the protein is MSTPDSESSNGTTPPNGAESTASAESTASTAERGGVLHRLYTGTGAFDIIGKRKRWYIALGLLVLVCIASIGFKGFNLGIEFTGGTKISMPAAGAQGQITADEAEDAFREALGYPADSVQLVGSGDSQTIQIRTDKLSVEELTTVKQGLAEDLQPLGVNGQPTVEAISDSAVSGTWGSEITKQALIALGVFLALVTVFLAFYFERWMAVAALIALLHDVLVTAGLYSLIGFEVSPSTVIGLLTILGFSLYDTVVVFDKVKENTRGLLGLTRRTYAEAANLAVNQTLMRSINTSVIALLPVLGLLLIGAGLLGVGVLRDLALVQLIGMIAGVVSSLLLATPVLVDFKMRNPKYQAQAAKVRQRRERNSTETSSGTEQAAGSAPDASVLDADSRREREMVAAVSAPARTGKGPGERGSGSRSAGGSGRPTGKKRR